One genomic segment of Amycolatopsis sp. WQ 127309 includes these proteins:
- a CDS encoding GTP pyrophosphokinase family protein translates to MTTDPAAEHASLSEAAEELAVAGQLPRFLLMYKFAIEELMTKLRILSEEFDFVHRHDPIEHITSRVKRPEAIKEKVHRRGLGSDWVSAARALDDIAGIRVVCPFVDDVFAVARMLTAQDDVELLRTKDYIARPKANGYRSLHLIVRIPVFLSDRVEKVKVEVQLRTIAMDFWAAVEHKLSYKYRDSVPADFAGELSAAAATAADLDARMAALHERIR, encoded by the coding sequence GTGACCACCGATCCGGCGGCCGAGCACGCTTCTCTGAGCGAGGCGGCCGAAGAGCTCGCCGTCGCCGGGCAGCTCCCGCGTTTCCTGCTGATGTACAAGTTCGCCATCGAAGAGCTGATGACGAAACTGCGGATCCTCAGCGAGGAGTTCGACTTCGTCCACCGGCACGACCCGATCGAGCACATCACGAGCCGGGTGAAGCGGCCGGAGGCGATCAAGGAGAAGGTGCACCGCCGCGGCCTCGGCAGCGACTGGGTCTCCGCCGCCCGCGCGCTCGACGACATCGCCGGCATCCGCGTGGTCTGCCCGTTCGTCGACGACGTCTTCGCGGTGGCCCGCATGCTCACCGCCCAGGACGACGTCGAACTGCTGCGCACCAAGGACTACATCGCCCGGCCCAAGGCCAACGGCTACCGCAGCCTGCACCTGATCGTGCGCATCCCGGTGTTCCTGTCCGACCGGGTGGAGAAGGTCAAGGTGGAGGTTCAGCTCCGCACCATCGCGATGGACTTCTGGGCGGCGGTCGAGCACAAGCTGTCGTACAAGTACCGCGACAGCGTCCCGGCGGACTTCGCGGGCGAACTGTCCGCAGCCGCCGCCACGGCGGCGGACCTGGACGCCCGGATGGCCGCGTTGCACGAACGGATCCGCTAG
- a CDS encoding DUF998 domain-containing protein, whose amino-acid sequence MVTVPARRTSVAVSLAGIAALVVGAALVLLLQVIPPTDEISATRRTISEYGLSDHKWLFDIAVVLVAFGSAAGLAVLVNQRRLPVAATILGALWTIGLLVIVAFPKPDWATVSRSDFGGTLHRVASVVAFVALPLAVLIASRTAFPASPGRRRLARVLAIASLGWFAVILGAVVVAAADGGRWWTLIPLGLVERGMALTELIALGALLAPVIARE is encoded by the coding sequence ATGGTCACGGTCCCTGCGCGACGGACGTCCGTCGCGGTTTCGCTGGCGGGTATCGCCGCGCTCGTGGTGGGTGCCGCGCTGGTGCTGTTGCTGCAGGTCATCCCGCCGACCGACGAGATCAGCGCGACCCGCCGCACGATCAGCGAGTACGGCCTGTCCGACCACAAGTGGCTGTTCGACATCGCGGTGGTCCTGGTGGCGTTCGGGTCGGCCGCCGGGCTCGCGGTGCTGGTCAACCAGCGCCGGCTGCCGGTGGCCGCGACGATCCTGGGTGCACTGTGGACGATCGGCCTGCTGGTGATCGTGGCGTTCCCGAAGCCGGACTGGGCGACGGTCTCCCGCTCGGACTTCGGCGGCACGCTGCACCGCGTCGCGAGCGTGGTGGCGTTCGTCGCGCTGCCGCTGGCGGTGCTGATCGCCTCACGCACGGCGTTCCCGGCGTCGCCGGGCCGTCGCCGGCTCGCGCGGGTGCTGGCGATCGCGTCACTGGGCTGGTTCGCGGTGATCCTGGGTGCGGTCGTGGTGGCCGCGGCCGATGGCGGGCGCTGGTGGACGTTGATCCCGCTGGGGCTGGTGGAACGCGGGATGGCGCTGACGGAGCTGATCGCGCTGGGTGCGCTGCTGGCGCCGGTGATCGCCCGGGAGTGA
- a CDS encoding M14 family zinc carboxypeptidase, producing MLLASAIALAGTFAVLPTGTAGAAQNILRADKSVPRSCFAKLQPKGTSGTDRRELTSTVDGLVQARLKATPGAEGDWDVAVFDKTTGAVVAASTALRSHELAESFVKKGQQLVVQGCRYGGSAGQVQLGVDFLALTPQGTPTTAQKAQLVRVQTPTRADKSKLTGLGLDVTEKGDATGVEVVLADDADRQTLKNSGFKSTVVQADLSAKSVADAKTDREYAAKTPKSVLPSGRTSYRHLYDYEYEMKELARANPNLVSAFTMPESTWEGRDVMGLEIATDVKNLTDGKPVDFTMGVHHAREWPAGEHVMEWAYELVNGYTHDNQIRGMVGKTRNIIVPIVNPDGFDISREAEPKGDFSRFDYEMKRKNCNVSDSPPQYATGVCKANPAGRIRGTDPNRNYAGFWGGSGAEVAWSGDTFRGSAPFSEPESRNVRSIVSSRQVTNLITWHTNAALVLRPPGVADVRPPLEEPAYKALGDKLASRNGYTSEPSWALYDTTGTTEDWSYWATGGWGFTIEVGGTGFHEAYETAVVAEYAGLAPTTGAGKGGNRGALLDMLANTADPQQHSTLIGSAPKGYQLKLHKTFQTPTSPVIQADGTTKPPIYVTDDLNSKLTTTGGRFAWSVNPSTRPYVAGRYGRDPQGPAQQGYAVTNPAGVPPINQNYPADATGDSFTFHVDGLPKVDNGKFSVNINWASTSTDWDLFIYDSAGNLVSSSANGGTTSEHAVLFDPPAGDYKAVVVNYDQADPNAVDDWTGDVSFSSPVPPTYGTKEAYQLTCTSPKGKLVGVADVFADRGQTVDVGEVCTRSAHAQKQRASGGVR from the coding sequence GTGCTGCTGGCTTCGGCCATCGCGCTGGCCGGCACGTTCGCCGTGCTGCCGACCGGCACCGCCGGGGCAGCGCAGAACATCCTGCGCGCCGACAAGTCAGTACCCCGCTCGTGCTTCGCGAAGCTGCAGCCCAAGGGCACTTCGGGCACCGATCGCCGGGAACTCACGTCCACTGTGGACGGTCTGGTCCAGGCCCGCCTGAAGGCGACGCCGGGCGCCGAGGGCGACTGGGACGTCGCCGTGTTCGACAAGACGACCGGGGCGGTCGTCGCCGCTTCGACGGCGTTGCGCTCCCACGAACTGGCCGAAAGCTTCGTGAAGAAGGGCCAGCAGCTCGTCGTCCAAGGCTGCCGCTACGGCGGTTCGGCCGGCCAGGTCCAGCTCGGCGTCGACTTCCTGGCGCTGACCCCGCAGGGCACGCCGACCACCGCGCAGAAGGCGCAGCTGGTCCGCGTCCAGACCCCCACCCGCGCCGACAAGTCCAAGCTCACCGGCCTCGGCCTCGACGTCACCGAGAAGGGTGACGCGACCGGCGTCGAGGTCGTGCTGGCCGACGACGCCGACCGTCAGACGCTCAAGAACAGCGGCTTCAAGTCGACGGTGGTCCAGGCCGACCTGTCGGCCAAGTCCGTCGCCGACGCGAAGACCGACCGCGAGTACGCGGCCAAGACCCCCAAGTCGGTGCTGCCCTCGGGCCGGACCAGCTACCGCCACCTCTACGACTACGAGTACGAGATGAAGGAGCTGGCCCGCGCCAACCCGAACCTCGTCTCGGCGTTCACCATGCCCGAGTCGACCTGGGAAGGCCGCGACGTCATGGGGCTGGAGATCGCCACCGACGTCAAGAACCTCACCGACGGCAAGCCGGTCGACTTCACCATGGGCGTGCACCACGCGCGGGAGTGGCCGGCGGGCGAGCACGTCATGGAATGGGCGTACGAGCTGGTCAACGGCTACACCCACGACAACCAGATCCGCGGCATGGTCGGCAAGACGCGCAACATCATCGTGCCGATCGTGAACCCGGACGGCTTCGACATCTCCCGCGAGGCCGAGCCCAAGGGCGACTTCTCCCGGTTCGACTACGAGATGAAGCGCAAGAACTGCAACGTCAGCGACTCGCCGCCGCAGTACGCCACCGGCGTCTGCAAGGCCAACCCCGCCGGCCGGATCCGCGGCACCGACCCGAACCGCAACTACGCCGGCTTCTGGGGCGGCAGCGGGGCCGAAGTGGCCTGGAGCGGCGACACCTTCCGCGGCTCGGCGCCGTTCTCCGAGCCGGAGTCGCGCAACGTCCGCTCGATCGTCTCGTCGCGGCAGGTCACCAACCTGATCACCTGGCACACCAACGCGGCCCTGGTGCTGCGGCCGCCGGGTGTGGCCGACGTGCGGCCGCCGCTGGAGGAACCGGCCTACAAGGCCCTCGGCGACAAGCTGGCCTCGCGCAACGGCTACACCAGCGAGCCGAGCTGGGCGCTCTACGACACGACCGGCACCACCGAGGACTGGTCGTACTGGGCCACCGGCGGCTGGGGCTTCACCATCGAGGTCGGCGGCACCGGCTTCCACGAGGCCTACGAGACCGCCGTCGTCGCCGAGTACGCCGGGCTGGCCCCGACGACCGGGGCGGGCAAGGGCGGCAACCGCGGCGCACTGCTCGACATGCTGGCCAACACCGCCGACCCGCAGCAGCACTCGACGCTGATCGGCTCGGCGCCCAAGGGTTACCAGCTCAAGCTGCACAAGACGTTCCAGACGCCGACGTCACCGGTGATCCAGGCCGACGGCACCACCAAGCCGCCGATCTACGTCACCGACGACCTGAACTCGAAGCTCACCACCACCGGCGGGCGGTTCGCGTGGTCGGTCAACCCGTCGACGCGCCCCTACGTCGCCGGCCGCTACGGGCGGGACCCGCAGGGCCCGGCGCAGCAGGGTTACGCGGTGACGAACCCGGCCGGGGTGCCGCCGATCAACCAGAACTACCCGGCCGACGCCACGGGTGACTCGTTCACCTTCCACGTCGACGGCCTGCCGAAGGTGGACAACGGGAAGTTCAGCGTCAACATCAACTGGGCCAGTACTTCGACCGACTGGGACCTGTTCATCTACGACTCGGCGGGCAACCTGGTCAGCTCGTCGGCGAACGGCGGCACGACGTCCGAGCACGCCGTGCTGTTCGACCCGCCCGCCGGCGACTACAAGGCCGTGGTGGTCAACTACGACCAGGCCGACCCGAACGCCGTCGACGACTGGACCGGCGACGTCTCGTTCTCCTCGCCCGTCCCGCCGACCTACGGGACGAAGGAGGCCTACCAGCTGACCTGCACGTCGCCGAAGGGCAAGCTCGTCGGTGTAGCGGACGTCTTCGCCGACCGCGGCCAGACGGTCGACGTCGGTGAGGTCTGCACCCGGTCCGCGCACGCGCAGAAGCAGCGCGCGTCGGGCGGCGTCCGATAG
- a CDS encoding LysE family transporter — protein sequence MSPAATLGTVLLAYLPAAVSPGPNFVLIAHTAAAGTRRTAVSVALGVVAAGGLLAAVAVFGLGAVLARTPWLATALRVVCGAYLAWLGIRLWLRARAPESAPPAARGGAFRQGVVSNLTNPKAAAFFGSVLTATLPPSEPAEIKVAAVALIVVASAVWHLSVALLFSAPATQRWYEHAKPALNRVVGTILVVLGVALAVTP from the coding sequence GTGAGCCCCGCCGCCACCCTCGGCACGGTGCTGCTGGCCTACCTTCCCGCGGCCGTCTCCCCCGGCCCCAACTTCGTCCTCATCGCGCACACCGCGGCGGCCGGCACCCGGCGCACCGCCGTGTCGGTCGCGCTCGGCGTCGTCGCCGCGGGCGGGCTGCTCGCCGCGGTCGCCGTCTTCGGGCTGGGTGCCGTGCTGGCGCGCACGCCGTGGCTGGCCACGGCCCTGCGCGTCGTCTGCGGCGCTTACCTGGCGTGGCTGGGGATCCGGCTGTGGCTGCGCGCCCGCGCGCCCGAATCCGCCCCACCGGCGGCTCGGGGCGGCGCGTTCCGCCAGGGCGTCGTCAGCAACCTGACCAACCCGAAGGCCGCGGCGTTCTTCGGCAGCGTCCTGACGGCGACGCTCCCGCCGAGCGAACCGGCGGAAATCAAGGTCGCGGCGGTCGCACTGATCGTCGTCGCGTCCGCCGTCTGGCACCTGTCGGTGGCGCTGCTGTTCTCGGCCCCGGCCACCCAACGCTGGTACGAACACGCGAAACCGGCCCTGAACCGCGTCGTGGGCACGATCCTGGTCGTCCTCGGCGTCGCCCTGGCCGTAACGCCGTGA
- a CDS encoding DnaJ domain-containing protein, whose product MPEVDYYEVLGVRRDATASDVKTAYRRLAKTMHPDAGGTVGTFRLLREAYDVLSDPVSRDRYDAGGATVVPVVPVRPRPRRRFGDEPGFVPDLPDLDAEDLTWWHFAGEDTRMRHGRRRGPGHTPVVVAVGGMVLVLLPLVSGVEFSPPVLIVWLILTAGTALLVQRLARGYLRASRARDAFAEEFGGRTVFGAPGTERDELAERLTAELLETYLTRLPGARIFHGLAWPGSVFADVDHAVLCGKRLVLIESKIWLPGHYETAEDGRLLRNGRPFRGGGSRLAESLAAYRDLLPGVALRGAMIVYPSRSGDLTTADPDDVAAPPMTPETFLHEIGDWLAAEPSTVDHDALRAVRDQVVGGGGRAA is encoded by the coding sequence GTGCCCGAGGTCGACTACTACGAGGTGCTCGGCGTCCGCCGCGACGCCACGGCGTCCGACGTCAAGACGGCCTACCGCAGGCTCGCCAAGACCATGCACCCGGACGCCGGCGGCACGGTCGGCACGTTCCGGCTGCTCCGCGAGGCCTACGACGTCCTGAGCGACCCCGTCAGCCGCGACCGCTACGACGCGGGCGGCGCCACCGTCGTACCGGTGGTCCCGGTGCGGCCGCGGCCCCGGCGGCGCTTCGGGGACGAACCCGGCTTCGTCCCCGACCTGCCCGACCTGGACGCCGAAGACCTGACCTGGTGGCACTTCGCGGGCGAAGACACCCGGATGCGGCACGGCCGCCGCCGCGGCCCCGGGCACACGCCGGTCGTCGTCGCCGTGGGCGGCATGGTGCTGGTGCTGCTGCCGCTGGTCAGCGGGGTCGAGTTCTCGCCGCCGGTGCTGATCGTCTGGCTCATCCTCACCGCCGGCACCGCGCTGCTGGTGCAGCGGCTGGCCCGCGGCTACCTGCGCGCGTCCCGCGCCCGGGACGCCTTCGCCGAGGAGTTCGGCGGCCGCACCGTCTTCGGCGCCCCCGGCACCGAGCGCGACGAGCTGGCCGAACGGCTCACCGCCGAGCTGCTGGAGACCTACCTGACCCGGCTGCCCGGCGCCCGGATCTTCCACGGCCTCGCCTGGCCGGGTTCGGTGTTCGCCGACGTCGACCACGCCGTGCTGTGCGGGAAGCGCCTGGTGCTCATCGAGTCGAAGATCTGGCTGCCCGGGCACTACGAAACCGCCGAGGACGGCCGGCTGCTGCGCAACGGGCGGCCGTTCCGCGGCGGCGGCAGCCGGCTCGCCGAGAGCCTCGCCGCCTACCGCGACCTGCTGCCCGGCGTCGCGCTGCGCGGCGCGATGATCGTGTACCCGAGCCGCAGCGGCGACCTGACCACGGCCGACCCGGACGACGTGGCCGCCCCGCCGATGACGCCGGAGACGTTCCTGCACGAGATCGGCGACTGGCTCGCCGCCGAACCGTCCACTGTGGACCATGACGCGCTGCGAGCCGTGCGCGACCAGGTCGTCGGCGGGGGCGGCCGTGCGGCGTGA
- a CDS encoding AMP-binding protein, with protein MPLSPSAHTDSFCRDRLPPEGQWPRLVFDLPELRYPDRLNAATVLLDHTLARLGPDRPCLRSPHETWTYGDVLARANRIAHVLTADLGVVPGNRVLLRGTNTPWLAACWLGVLKAGAVAVTTMPMLRRGELDKIVERAAPSVALCDEHLLDELPPGLPVVSYGTELAGHCARHPATFDDVPTAADDVALLAFTSGTTGSPKATMHFHRDLLAIADTFSRHVLRPTADDLFCGTPPLAFTFGLGGLLVFPLHAGASVFLLERATPKELAATVAEQAVTVLFTAPTAYRAILGAGDGPLLAGVRRAVSAGEALPAAVAEQYRDVVGRPLIDGIGSTEMLHVFISAADDAARPGSTGTVVPGFRATVLDETGHPVPDGTPGLLAVRGPTGCRYLGDPRQADYVRDGWNLTGDTYVRDAEGYFRFVARSDDMIVSSGYNIAAPEVEEVLLTHPDVAECAVVGTPNPERGSVVTAFVVLRPGAEPGPDLAHALQEHAKAVAAPYKYPRRVRFVDALPRNASGKLQRFLLRER; from the coding sequence ATGCCGCTTTCTCCCAGCGCTCACACCGACTCGTTCTGCCGCGATCGGCTGCCACCCGAGGGGCAGTGGCCGCGGCTGGTGTTCGACCTTCCGGAGCTGCGGTATCCCGATCGGCTCAACGCCGCCACCGTGCTGCTCGACCACACCCTCGCGCGTCTCGGGCCCGACCGGCCGTGCCTGCGGTCGCCGCACGAGACGTGGACCTACGGGGACGTGCTCGCGCGCGCCAACCGGATCGCGCACGTGCTCACCGCCGACCTCGGCGTCGTGCCCGGCAACCGCGTGCTGCTGCGCGGGACCAACACCCCGTGGCTCGCGGCGTGCTGGCTGGGCGTGCTCAAGGCCGGGGCGGTCGCCGTCACGACCATGCCGATGCTGCGCCGCGGCGAACTCGACAAGATCGTCGAGCGCGCGGCGCCCAGCGTCGCCCTCTGCGACGAGCACCTGCTCGACGAGCTGCCACCCGGCCTGCCCGTGGTCTCCTACGGCACCGAACTCGCCGGACACTGCGCACGGCACCCGGCGACCTTCGACGACGTGCCGACGGCCGCCGACGACGTCGCGTTGCTCGCCTTCACCTCCGGCACCACCGGATCACCGAAGGCGACCATGCACTTCCACCGCGACCTGCTCGCCATCGCCGACACGTTCTCCCGGCACGTCCTGCGGCCCACTGCGGACGATCTGTTCTGCGGCACCCCTCCCCTCGCGTTCACCTTCGGCCTCGGTGGCCTCCTCGTGTTCCCGTTGCACGCCGGTGCGTCGGTGTTCCTGCTCGAGCGCGCCACCCCGAAGGAGCTGGCCGCGACCGTCGCCGAGCAGGCGGTGACCGTGCTCTTCACCGCGCCGACGGCCTACCGCGCCATCCTCGGTGCCGGCGACGGCCCGCTGCTGGCCGGCGTCCGGCGCGCCGTGTCCGCCGGCGAGGCCCTCCCGGCCGCCGTGGCCGAGCAGTACCGCGACGTCGTCGGGCGGCCGCTCATCGACGGCATCGGCAGCACGGAGATGCTGCACGTGTTCATCTCCGCCGCCGACGACGCGGCCCGCCCAGGCTCGACCGGCACCGTCGTGCCCGGGTTCCGCGCCACCGTGCTCGACGAAACCGGCCACCCGGTGCCCGACGGCACGCCGGGCCTGCTCGCCGTGCGGGGGCCCACCGGCTGCCGCTACCTCGGCGACCCCCGGCAGGCCGACTACGTGCGCGACGGCTGGAACCTCACCGGCGACACCTACGTGCGCGACGCCGAGGGCTACTTCCGGTTCGTCGCCCGCAGCGACGACATGATCGTGTCCTCCGGCTACAACATCGCCGCCCCCGAAGTGGAAGAGGTGCTGCTGACCCACCCGGACGTCGCCGAGTGCGCTGTCGTCGGCACTCCCAACCCGGAGCGTGGGTCGGTCGTGACGGCTTTCGTCGTGCTTCGCCCGGGCGCCGAGCCGGGACCGGACCTCGCGCACGCGCTGCAGGAGCACGCCAAAGCCGTTGCGGCGCCGTACAAGTACCCGCGCCGGGTGCGGTTCGTGGACGCGCTGCCGCGCAACGCCAGTGGCAAGCTGCAGCGTTTCCTGCTGCGCGAGCGATGA